A single region of the Geobacillus subterraneus genome encodes:
- a CDS encoding MFS transporter translates to MQQRRPLLLLSIVMFFVMSGFGIIIPVLPFLAEEVGATPLELGLLMAVYSLMQLLFSPMWGQLSDRYGRKPVLLIGITGLSLSFFLFSAAETLMMLFIARLLGGALSAAAMPTVMAYAADVTTPDERGKAMGAIGAATGLGFICGPAIGGMFSQTNLQLPFAIAGALSAATALFVWFVLPESMRQPAAIRSTSRQPLGEMMRSPFLYLYLLQWTATLALAGLEATFAYFADRRAGLGSVELGYIFMVMGIASAFVQGALLGRLIKRFGEGRVLQGGLVVSALGFASILLVQDFWTAALFLSIFGIGNGVIRPCVSSLITKQAAGRQGRAAGLLSSFDSLGRIIGPIIGGGLFSYMAGLPYLFGIVLCLVGAGLYGLFAARSQARRLLP, encoded by the coding sequence ATGCAGCAACGCCGCCCTTTGTTGCTTTTATCGATCGTCATGTTTTTCGTTATGTCAGGTTTTGGCATCATTATTCCCGTATTGCCGTTTCTCGCTGAAGAAGTAGGGGCTACTCCGCTTGAGCTCGGGTTGCTCATGGCGGTGTATTCGCTCATGCAGCTGTTGTTTTCCCCGATGTGGGGACAGCTGTCCGACCGTTATGGCCGTAAGCCGGTATTGCTCATCGGCATCACCGGGCTGTCGTTATCGTTTTTCCTTTTTTCCGCAGCCGAAACGCTCATGATGCTGTTTATCGCCCGCTTGCTTGGCGGGGCGCTGTCAGCGGCAGCGATGCCGACCGTGATGGCGTATGCAGCCGACGTCACCACACCGGATGAACGCGGAAAAGCGATGGGAGCGATCGGCGCCGCAACCGGGCTCGGCTTTATTTGCGGACCGGCCATTGGGGGAATGTTTTCGCAAACAAATTTGCAGCTGCCGTTCGCCATCGCAGGAGCGCTATCGGCGGCGACAGCGCTGTTCGTATGGTTCGTTTTGCCGGAATCGATGCGCCAACCAGCCGCCATCCGATCGACCAGCCGGCAGCCGCTCGGAGAAATGATGAGAAGCCCGTTTCTTTATTTGTATTTGCTGCAATGGACAGCAACGCTCGCTCTCGCCGGGCTTGAGGCAACGTTTGCTTACTTCGCAGATCGCCGCGCCGGGCTCGGTTCAGTTGAGCTCGGATATATTTTTATGGTGATGGGAATCGCCAGCGCCTTCGTCCAAGGGGCGCTCCTTGGACGATTGATCAAACGGTTTGGCGAGGGCCGTGTCCTTCAGGGCGGGCTTGTCGTCTCGGCTCTTGGCTTTGCATCTATTTTACTCGTGCAAGACTTTTGGACGGCCGCCCTTTTTTTATCGATCTTCGGCATCGGCAACGGTGTCATCCGTCCTTGCGTCTCCTCGCTCATTACAAAGCAGGCGGCCGGCCGGCAAGGGAGGGCGGCCGGACTATTGTCATCATTTGATTCGCTCGGCCGCATCATCGGCCCGATTATCGGCGGCGGTTTGTTCAGCTATATGGCCGGGCTTCCTTACTTGTTCGGCATCGTTCTTTGCCTTGTCGGTGCGGGATTGTACGGGCTGTTTGCCGCCCGCAGCCAGGCGCGCCGTTTGCTTCCTTAA
- a CDS encoding two-component system sensor histidine kinase NtrB: protein MNDRLVQQQTEELERKLRAYERLIEQLPFPFVFTDYETGITIEKGRGNDARPRLHPVPAAPGKEAEWQWDIDLYHDVPFEKVEAFLTPLLDLVPHHIVFVDSHGIITLCNLQAAIDTGVDRDAIIGKHIRELLKLPDELIATLQSLERGEPLYNHEVLDRFYGIVNTRFIYNDDGSVKRVISMFQSLSMMKETEKLAVAGRIAAGIAHEIRNPLTTVRGYLQLLKNDLPDRIASLVERLLIPELDRANNIITDFLNIAKPADVKMETFNLHRFLRDDVGVLLQSEALLHNVNVHFDLDEQLDDYEMNGDRSQLLQVFLNLFRNAVEAKVAKTMNVTVSSWKANHIVQLRFCDDGPGIPSSVIDHIFDPFFSTKETGTGLGLSLSKKIVELHRGTMKVQSGGGGACFLMEFPLRSQPPFLTS, encoded by the coding sequence ATGAACGATCGATTGGTACAACAACAAACTGAAGAGCTCGAGCGAAAGTTGCGCGCTTATGAGCGGCTCATCGAACAGCTTCCGTTCCCATTTGTGTTTACCGATTACGAAACCGGAATCACCATCGAAAAAGGCCGCGGCAACGATGCCCGGCCGCGCCTGCACCCGGTCCCGGCCGCCCCTGGCAAGGAAGCGGAATGGCAGTGGGACATTGACTTGTATCACGATGTGCCATTTGAAAAGGTTGAGGCGTTTTTAACACCGCTCCTTGACCTTGTTCCGCATCATATCGTTTTCGTCGACAGCCATGGCATCATTACGCTTTGCAATTTGCAGGCGGCCATCGACACCGGCGTCGACCGCGACGCCATCATCGGCAAACATATTCGCGAGTTGCTGAAGCTTCCCGACGAGCTGATCGCAACACTTCAATCGCTCGAAAGGGGCGAACCGCTTTACAATCACGAAGTGCTCGACCGCTTTTACGGCATCGTCAATACCCGCTTTATTTATAATGATGACGGATCGGTCAAACGGGTCATTAGTATGTTCCAATCGCTCAGCATGATGAAAGAAACGGAAAAGTTGGCCGTCGCCGGCCGCATTGCCGCCGGCATCGCCCATGAAATCCGCAACCCGCTGACGACGGTGCGCGGCTATTTGCAGCTGCTGAAAAATGATTTGCCGGATCGCATCGCGTCGCTCGTTGAGCGGCTGCTCATCCCTGAACTCGACCGGGCGAACAACATCATTACCGACTTTTTAAATATCGCCAAACCGGCCGACGTGAAAATGGAGACGTTCAACTTGCACCGCTTTTTGCGTGATGACGTCGGTGTTTTGCTGCAAAGCGAAGCGCTGCTTCATAATGTGAACGTCCATTTTGATCTTGATGAACAGCTTGACGATTATGAAATGAACGGCGACCGCAGCCAACTGCTGCAAGTGTTTTTAAACTTATTCCGCAACGCCGTCGAGGCGAAAGTCGCGAAGACGATGAATGTGACGGTCAGCAGCTGGAAAGCAAACCATATCGTCCAGCTTCGCTTCTGCGATGACGGGCCCGGCATTCCGTCGTCGGTCATCGATCATATTTTTGATCCGTTTTTCTCAACGAAAGAAACGGGGACAGGGCTTGGCCTTTCATTGTCGAAAAAAATCGTCGAACTGCATCGGGGAACGATGAAAGTGCAAAGCGGCGGGGGCGGCGCCTGTTTTCTCATGGAATTTCCGCTCCGCAGCCAGCCGCCGTTTCTTACGTCGTAA
- a CDS encoding MATE family efflux transporter — MAMTAPAAGKWRRLFALFLPIFVSQAGQYMMNFTDVAMSGHASAEDLAGVAIGSSLWVPVFTGVGGILLALSPIVSQHFGAGRHEDISRTVIQALYLSVAIALALVLAGAVAVSFILEQMQLEESVRYIASHYLLALSLGIIPLFLYAVLRYSIDALGQTKVTMWITLTALPINMLFNWLFIYGHGGFPRLGGIGTGYATAITYTYCFVSAALVAAKFRRFAPYRAFARFYRPSWATWKELLKTGVPIGSAIFFETSIFAAVTLLVGRFGAETVAAHQSALNFASLLYMIPLSLSMALTIAVGFEAGAKRYEDAKQFCRIGIAIALAVAAAAALFLYAFRGHVARLYTNDPAVAALTGKFLLYAIFFQFSDAIAAPIQGALRGYKDVNAVFWAALLAYWGIGLPVGCALALLTAAGAFGYWIGLITGLAAGALFLSFRLRAIWRRHGSRRTPLAS, encoded by the coding sequence ATGGCAATGACCGCTCCAGCCGCCGGAAAATGGCGACGTCTGTTCGCTTTGTTTCTCCCTATTTTTGTTTCGCAGGCCGGCCAATATATGATGAATTTTACTGACGTCGCGATGTCCGGCCACGCGAGTGCCGAAGATCTGGCCGGGGTGGCGATTGGCTCCAGCCTATGGGTGCCGGTGTTCACCGGGGTCGGCGGTATTTTGCTCGCCCTGTCGCCAATCGTCTCCCAGCATTTCGGCGCCGGACGGCATGAAGATATTTCCCGCACTGTCATCCAAGCGCTTTATTTGTCCGTCGCAATCGCACTCGCCCTCGTCCTGGCCGGCGCGGTCGCCGTGTCGTTCATTTTGGAACAGATGCAGCTTGAAGAAAGCGTCCGGTACATCGCCTCCCATTATTTGCTGGCGTTGTCGCTCGGAATCATCCCGCTGTTCCTTTATGCCGTGCTTCGCTATTCGATCGATGCGCTTGGGCAGACGAAAGTGACGATGTGGATTACGCTCACCGCCTTGCCGATCAACATGCTGTTCAACTGGCTGTTCATTTACGGACACGGCGGATTTCCGCGCCTTGGCGGCATCGGCACCGGCTATGCGACAGCAATCACGTATACGTACTGCTTTGTGTCCGCCGCCTTGGTTGCTGCCAAATTTCGCCGCTTTGCCCCATATCGTGCGTTCGCGCGTTTTTATCGCCCTTCATGGGCCACATGGAAAGAGCTGCTCAAAACAGGGGTGCCGATCGGGTCGGCCATCTTTTTTGAAACGAGCATTTTTGCCGCTGTAACGCTGCTTGTCGGCCGATTTGGCGCCGAAACAGTCGCCGCCCATCAGAGCGCCCTTAACTTCGCTTCGCTGTTGTATATGATTCCGCTCAGTTTGTCAATGGCGCTGACGATCGCGGTCGGCTTCGAAGCGGGGGCCAAACGGTATGAAGACGCGAAGCAGTTTTGCCGAATCGGCATTGCCATCGCCTTGGCCGTCGCTGCGGCTGCTGCTCTGTTTCTTTACGCCTTCCGCGGCCATGTCGCCCGGCTGTACACGAACGATCCCGCTGTGGCGGCGCTGACCGGAAAGTTTTTGCTGTATGCGATCTTCTTCCAGTTTTCCGATGCCATCGCCGCTCCCATTCAAGGGGCGCTGCGCGGCTATAAAGATGTCAACGCCGTGTTTTGGGCCGCTCTTCTCGCCTACTGGGGCATCGGACTTCCCGTCGGCTGTGCGCTCGCTCTGCTGACCGCCGCCGGGGCGTTCGGCTACTGGATCGGCCTCATCACCGGGCTGGCGGCCGGAGCGCTTTTCCTCAGTTTTCGCCTGCGGGCCATCTGGCGCCGCCACGGAAGCCGGCGCACGCCGCTCGCCTCGTAA
- a CDS encoding DUF1028 domain-containing protein produces the protein MKRIPKDVVATFSIVAFDPATGELGIAVQSKFLGVGAVVPWAKAGVGAVATQSYANTSYGPRGLEWMAEGKTAQETLERLIADDSERDLRQVGIVDAKGRAATFTGKKCYSWAGGITGPNYAAQGNILAGEETVLAMGKTFEQTKGPLAERLLKALQAGQAAGGDRRGQQSAALLVVKEGGGYGGFNDRYIDLRVDDHSQPIEELIRLYQLRQLYFEKPRPEKVAAIEGAVKEEVAAELVRLGYLPEEKTGDSEALHQALTAYIHTENFEEREAGKGKIDLDVLAYMKQQPSPKAAD, from the coding sequence ATGAAACGCATTCCGAAAGACGTGGTCGCGACGTTTTCGATCGTCGCGTTCGATCCGGCGACCGGGGAGCTTGGCATTGCTGTCCAGTCGAAATTTTTAGGCGTTGGCGCGGTTGTGCCATGGGCGAAAGCAGGCGTCGGGGCGGTGGCGACGCAGTCGTACGCCAACACGTCGTACGGCCCGCGCGGCCTCGAGTGGATGGCCGAAGGAAAAACGGCACAAGAAACGCTCGAACGGCTCATTGCTGATGACAGCGAGCGCGATTTGCGGCAAGTCGGCATCGTTGACGCCAAAGGCCGGGCGGCGACGTTCACCGGGAAAAAATGTTATTCGTGGGCCGGCGGCATCACCGGTCCGAACTATGCAGCCCAAGGCAACATTTTAGCTGGAGAGGAAACCGTGTTGGCGATGGGAAAAACGTTTGAACAGACGAAAGGCCCGCTCGCCGAACGGCTGTTAAAGGCGCTCCAAGCAGGCCAAGCGGCAGGAGGGGATCGCCGCGGCCAACAGTCGGCCGCCTTGCTTGTCGTAAAAGAAGGAGGGGGATACGGCGGCTTCAATGACCGTTATATCGATTTGCGCGTCGATGACCATTCGCAGCCGATCGAGGAGCTGATCCGCCTGTATCAATTGCGGCAGCTGTATTTCGAGAAGCCGCGGCCGGAGAAGGTGGCAGCGATTGAAGGAGCGGTCAAGGAGGAAGTTGCCGCCGAGCTGGTCCGCCTTGGCTATTTGCCGGAGGAAAAAACGGGGGACAGCGAGGCGCTCCATCAGGCGCTGACGGCGTATATACATACGGAAAACTTTGAAGAGCGCGAAGCGGGAAAAGGAAAGATCGACCTTGACGTGCTGGCGTATATGAAACAACAGCCGTCGCCAAAGGCGGCGGACTAA
- a CDS encoding YjcZ family sporulation protein, whose protein sequence is MPYGFYGWGGYGFGYPGYGGYGFGFVLIVVLFILLIIVGATWC, encoded by the coding sequence ATGCCATATGGCTTCTACGGCTGGGGCGGCTATGGCTTCGGTTATCCGGGCTACGGCGGTTACGGCTTCGGTTTCGTGTTGATCGTCGTCCTGTTTATTTTGCTCATTATCGTCGGGGCAACTTGGTGCTAA
- a CDS encoding YjcZ family sporulation protein has product MGAAYGGGFALIVVLFILLIIVGCACIGGWVY; this is encoded by the coding sequence ATGGGTGCAGCTTACGGCGGCGGGTTTGCGCTGATCGTCGTTCTGTTCATCTTGTTAATTATTGTCGGATGTGCATGTATCGGTGGTTGGGTGTATTAA
- the rarD gene encoding EamA family transporter RarD — MGHLSEEKQGILYTAASYLLWGVLPLYWKLLEARPALEILAHRIIWSFGFMVILLAATGRLAAWRQELGAMRRRPALAWGISAAALLISANWFIYIWAVTHHRIVEASLGYYINPLVSVALGTVVLRERLSAGQWIAFFLAAVGVAVMAVEYGSFPWVALSLALSFGFYGLVKKLASVDSSVGLTLETMAVMPISVIYLVWLYNETPALIGAAAWWQWVLLAGAGPATAVPLLYFAKGAQRVSMTMLGFLQYISPTISLLLGVFLFGEPFTKAHLYAFSCIWAALILFSIVQIRQAPERKKWKQNSLQA, encoded by the coding sequence GTGGGGCATCTTAGTGAAGAAAAACAAGGGATCCTATATACCGCCGCCTCGTATTTGTTATGGGGGGTGCTGCCGCTCTATTGGAAGCTGCTTGAGGCGCGTCCGGCGCTTGAGATTTTGGCCCATCGCATCATTTGGTCGTTCGGCTTTATGGTTATTCTTTTGGCGGCGACTGGACGGCTCGCTGCCTGGCGCCAAGAGCTTGGGGCGATGCGCCGCCGGCCGGCGTTAGCGTGGGGGATTTCCGCCGCTGCGCTGCTCATTAGCGCCAACTGGTTTATTTACATATGGGCAGTGACCCATCACCGTATCGTTGAAGCCAGCCTCGGCTATTATATCAACCCGCTGGTCAGTGTGGCGCTCGGGACGGTGGTATTGCGCGAACGGCTAAGCGCTGGGCAATGGATCGCCTTTTTTCTCGCTGCGGTCGGCGTGGCCGTGATGGCAGTGGAATACGGTTCATTTCCGTGGGTGGCTCTATCGCTCGCTTTGTCATTCGGATTTTACGGCTTAGTGAAAAAGTTGGCGAGCGTTGACTCATCCGTCGGTCTGACGTTGGAAACGATGGCGGTGATGCCGATTTCGGTCATTTACTTAGTATGGCTATACAACGAAACGCCGGCGCTCATCGGGGCAGCGGCATGGTGGCAATGGGTGCTCCTTGCTGGAGCTGGACCGGCCACCGCTGTGCCGCTTTTGTATTTTGCCAAAGGGGCACAGCGCGTATCGATGACAATGCTCGGCTTTTTGCAATACATTTCGCCGACGATCAGCCTTCTCCTTGGCGTTTTTTTGTTCGGTGAACCGTTCACGAAAGCCCATTTGTACGCATTCAGCTGCATTTGGGCGGCGTTGATCCTGTTTTCTATCGTACAAATTAGGCAGGCGCCGGAGCGAAAAAAATGGAAGCAAAATTCGCTGCAAGCGTAA
- a CDS encoding YjcZ family sporulation protein: MSGFVSSGYTLVIVLFILLIIVGCACVGW, translated from the coding sequence ATGAGCGGTTTCGTCAGCAGCGGTTATACACTTGTGATCGTCTTGTTCATTTTATTGATTATTGTCGGTTGTGCTTGTGTCGGTTGGTAA
- a CDS encoding CorA family divalent cation transporter: MLRSERFRYSQHGMNFTFMPELKWRYGYPPLALLLMATVAALIALYFKRKGWWGETGTKEK, encoded by the coding sequence GTGCTCCGCAGCGAGCGTTTCCGGTACAGCCAACATGGCATGAATTTTACGTTCATGCCGGAGCTGAAATGGAGATACGGTTATCCTCCGCTCGCGTTGCTCCTTATGGCTACTGTCGCCGCGCTCATCGCCCTCTATTTCAAACGAAAAGGTTGGTGGGGGGAGACGGGGACGAAAGAAAAATAG
- a CDS encoding cation diffusion facilitator family transporter, with the protein MVKHVEWKQRAEAGALLSIAVYLLLAAGKLFAGSAAGSDGVKADGWNNLSDVIASAAVYIGMKIAKKPRDRNHPYGHSRAENISSLLAAFLMMSIGIDVVISGAGTLLHGGKKAAPDWLAAAVALASTAVMLLIYAVNARLARRTNSAALAAVAKDNLSDALVSAGAAIGIVGARLEWPWLDPLAALIIGAIICKTAWEVFMETAHTLTDGFDERKLAVYREEIAAVGGVRDVADIKARTLGNDIVLEVTIRVDSRLTVAKSHEIADEVERLMKKRHNIRATHVHVEPEAQVDRQG; encoded by the coding sequence TTGGTGAAGCATGTGGAATGGAAACAACGGGCTGAGGCCGGCGCGCTGTTAAGCATCGCTGTTTATCTTTTGCTGGCGGCCGGCAAACTTTTCGCCGGGTCAGCCGCTGGATCGGACGGAGTGAAGGCGGACGGCTGGAATAATTTGAGCGATGTGATCGCTTCAGCGGCCGTCTATATCGGCATGAAAATCGCCAAAAAACCGCGCGATCGTAATCATCCGTACGGGCATTCGCGGGCGGAGAACATCTCGTCGCTTTTGGCCGCCTTTTTAATGATGTCGATCGGCATTGATGTTGTCATCAGCGGCGCCGGTACGCTTCTTCATGGCGGAAAGAAGGCCGCCCCTGATTGGCTGGCGGCGGCGGTCGCCCTCGCCTCGACAGCAGTCATGCTCCTTATTTACGCCGTCAATGCCCGGTTGGCGCGGCGGACGAACAGTGCGGCGCTCGCCGCCGTGGCGAAAGACAACTTATCGGATGCCCTTGTCAGCGCCGGAGCGGCGATCGGCATCGTCGGGGCGCGGCTCGAGTGGCCATGGCTTGACCCGCTGGCGGCGCTCATCATCGGCGCGATCATTTGCAAAACGGCATGGGAAGTTTTTATGGAAACGGCGCATACGTTGACCGACGGTTTTGATGAAAGGAAGCTCGCCGTTTACCGCGAAGAAATCGCTGCGGTGGGCGGTGTGCGCGATGTTGCCGACATTAAGGCGCGCACGCTAGGCAACGATATTGTGCTTGAAGTGACGATCCGCGTCGATTCGCGCTTAACAGTGGCGAAAAGTCATGAAATCGCCGACGAAGTCGAACGGCTGATGAAAAAACGGCATAACATCCGGGCGACGCACGTCCATGTCGAGCCGGAAGCGCAGGTGGATCGGCAAGGGTAA
- a CDS encoding class I SAM-dependent methyltransferase: MTSYLNWLAEMGIDGAHPGGFELTKNILRKLHIDRSSSVLDVGCGTGQTAAYIAEQYGADVTAIDLHPTMIAKAKQRFAAMAVPVRLHRASVEALPFPAETFDLALSESVLAFVSLPKALAEIRRVLKKGGTFIGIEACHERLTGAAQQRITAFYGFRQLMTPAEWKGTLEQSGFRCRHFSYTAAAEAPSQGAPLIIAFPSTPEMANMWQTHQQLTAQFGDRLGYCIFWCET, translated from the coding sequence ATGACTTCGTATTTGAACTGGTTGGCGGAAATGGGGATCGACGGCGCCCATCCAGGCGGCTTTGAGTTAACAAAAAATATATTACGTAAACTTCATATTGACCGTTCATCCTCAGTGCTTGACGTCGGCTGCGGAACGGGGCAGACCGCCGCGTATATTGCCGAACAGTACGGGGCGGATGTGACAGCGATCGATCTCCATCCAACGATGATCGCCAAAGCGAAACAGCGCTTTGCCGCCATGGCTGTTCCGGTTCGCCTGCACCGCGCTTCGGTCGAAGCGCTGCCGTTCCCCGCTGAAACATTTGACCTCGCGCTTTCTGAGTCGGTGCTCGCCTTCGTTTCACTGCCGAAAGCGCTCGCCGAAATTCGTCGGGTGCTGAAAAAAGGCGGCACGTTCATCGGCATCGAAGCATGTCATGAGCGGTTAACCGGCGCCGCGCAGCAGCGAATCACCGCTTTTTATGGCTTCCGGCAGCTGATGACGCCGGCCGAGTGGAAAGGGACGCTTGAACAAAGCGGATTTCGCTGCCGCCATTTTTCCTACACAGCCGCGGCAGAAGCACCGAGCCAAGGGGCGCCGCTCATCATCGCCTTTCCTTCGACACCGGAGATGGCCAATATGTGGCAGACGCATCAGCAGCTGACGGCACAGTTCGGCGACCGACTCGGCTATTGCATCTTTTGGTGCGAAACATAA
- a CDS encoding M15 family metallopeptidase — MKQRWQAAMLACLLLAGCQTGESGDRSPAGPSGQPPESAVQPGGDGSGKADDRPVDPDLQLEEKYWNVIKVQNGQKVIMNPDNILVLVNKEQSLPPGYKPADLVVPRVPFSFDDPKAEKRHMRAEAAAALEEMFAAARRDGIELVAVSAYRSYERQQVVFAEEVRQKGKEKAVQAVAHPGQSEHQTGLAVDISSRSAGYQLTEAFGATKEGQWVAAHAHEYGFIIRYPKGKEAVTGYKYEPWHIRYVGRKAAAVIKERGLTLEEYFQTVKKV, encoded by the coding sequence ATGAAACAGCGATGGCAAGCGGCAATGCTGGCGTGCCTATTGCTCGCCGGCTGCCAAACAGGGGAAAGCGGCGACCGCAGCCCAGCCGGCCCATCCGGACAGCCTCCGGAAAGCGCGGTGCAGCCCGGCGGCGATGGATCGGGCAAGGCAGACGACCGTCCGGTTGACCCCGACTTGCAGCTTGAGGAGAAATATTGGAACGTCATCAAGGTGCAAAATGGGCAAAAGGTGATCATGAATCCGGACAACATTTTAGTGCTTGTCAATAAAGAACAGTCGCTTCCGCCCGGCTACAAGCCGGCCGACTTAGTCGTGCCGCGCGTGCCGTTTTCGTTTGATGACCCGAAGGCAGAAAAGCGGCATATGCGGGCTGAGGCGGCTGCGGCGCTTGAAGAGATGTTTGCCGCTGCCCGCCGCGACGGCATTGAACTTGTGGCCGTCTCCGCCTATCGGTCGTATGAACGGCAGCAGGTGGTTTTTGCCGAAGAAGTGCGGCAAAAAGGGAAAGAAAAAGCCGTCCAAGCGGTCGCCCATCCGGGGCAAAGCGAGCACCAAACCGGGCTTGCGGTCGACATTAGCAGCCGCTCGGCCGGCTATCAGCTGACGGAGGCGTTCGGAGCGACAAAAGAAGGGCAATGGGTTGCCGCCCATGCGCACGAGTACGGGTTCATCATCCGCTACCCGAAAGGAAAGGAAGCGGTGACCGGCTACAAGTATGAGCCGTGGCATATCCGTTATGTCGGGCGGAAGGCGGCCGCAGTGATCAAAGAGCGCGGCTTGACGCTTGAAGAATATTTTCAAACAGTAAAAAAAGTGTAA
- the deoD gene encoding purine-nucleoside phosphorylase gives MSVHIGAKPGEIAERILLPGDPLRAKYIAETFLEGAACYNEVRGMLGFTGTYKGHRVSVQGTGMGVPSISIYVNELIRSYGVKTLIRVGTCGAIQPDVRVRDVILAMSASTDSNMNQLIFRGRDYAPTADFHLLRTAYDVGVEKGLALKVGNVFTADLFYNDEPNWETWARYGVLAVEMETAALYTLAAKFGCRALSVLTVSDHIVTGEETTAEERQTTFNEMIEVALEAAIRSGV, from the coding sequence TTGAGCGTACATATCGGAGCAAAGCCAGGGGAGATTGCCGAGCGCATTTTGCTGCCGGGCGATCCGCTGCGTGCCAAATATATTGCTGAGACGTTTTTAGAAGGAGCGGCATGCTACAACGAAGTGCGCGGCATGCTTGGTTTTACCGGAACGTATAAAGGGCACCGCGTTTCCGTACAAGGAACCGGGATGGGTGTGCCATCCATTTCAATTTATGTCAATGAATTAATTCGAAGTTATGGAGTCAAGACGCTCATCCGTGTCGGAACATGTGGAGCGATTCAGCCGGATGTGCGCGTGCGCGACGTCATTTTGGCGATGAGCGCCTCAACGGATTCGAACATGAACCAGCTCATTTTCCGCGGCCGCGATTACGCGCCGACGGCTGATTTCCACTTGCTGCGGACGGCGTATGACGTTGGCGTGGAAAAAGGGCTGGCGCTCAAAGTCGGCAACGTCTTTACGGCAGATCTGTTTTACAACGATGAGCCAAACTGGGAAACGTGGGCGCGCTACGGCGTGCTGGCTGTCGAAATGGAAACGGCGGCGCTCTATACGCTGGCGGCGAAATTCGGCTGCCGGGCGTTGTCTGTGCTGACCGTAAGCGATCATATTGTCACCGGGGAAGAGACGACGGCCGAAGAACGGCAAACGACGTTTAATGAAATGATTGAAGTGGCGCTCGAAGCGGCGATCCGCAGCGGTGTGTAA
- a CDS encoding DUF2515 domain-containing protein, protein MPTRLLALLHRPLQYAYRSFLYRHPVRLADADLLRRMMTARLSPSPPRQLSAEEAAIVAAIRRKTAEHNRNNVTRTAAYLAFFERHLEMHWAFLAHLVSRNGGWNMTDLRGGLLPLLLPKETVAPLFLFLERANALIFHDAYPQLLLYEESKRQGTPLFHLLPFFSVSSFMKPLWEHFWKTGDAALLTVALIINEQQYIQLRVIEHPFFRARVLSSWPFIAEQWLGFNDVLIPLARGRSGALVGTTVRDFSDVHHRIHIGKTLYSLLLFDPRLFRRAYRFARCVPHSGSRADYWPQTFAATYDGRRLYSPRLEAAWPDLAHSFDDRRDWFTDDTIMRALETLPLPASGEMTDRYKRHLAMMKAAAIAAAKPAGV, encoded by the coding sequence ATGCCGACTCGTCTGCTCGCCTTATTGCACCGCCCGCTCCAATACGCGTACCGCTCTTTTTTATACCGCCACCCGGTTCGCCTCGCCGATGCCGACTTGCTCCGCCGGATGATGACCGCCCGCCTTTCCCCTTCGCCTCCTCGGCAGCTCAGTGCCGAGGAGGCAGCCATCGTCGCCGCCATCCGGCGGAAAACAGCGGAACATAACCGCAACAACGTCACGCGTACGGCGGCCTATTTGGCGTTTTTCGAGCGCCATTTGGAAATGCACTGGGCGTTTTTGGCTCACCTCGTCTCGCGTAACGGCGGCTGGAACATGACCGACTTGCGCGGCGGCCTCCTGCCGTTGTTGTTGCCAAAAGAAACGGTCGCGCCGCTCTTTTTGTTTCTGGAGCGAGCCAATGCGCTCATTTTTCACGACGCTTATCCGCAGCTTTTGTTGTATGAGGAAAGCAAGCGCCAAGGAACGCCGCTGTTTCATTTGCTGCCGTTTTTCTCCGTCTCTTCGTTTATGAAGCCGCTTTGGGAACATTTTTGGAAAACGGGCGACGCCGCGCTGCTTACCGTCGCGTTAATTATTAACGAACAGCAGTACATCCAGCTTCGCGTCATTGAACACCCGTTTTTCCGCGCCCGTGTGCTGTCGAGCTGGCCGTTTATCGCCGAGCAATGGCTCGGGTTCAATGATGTGCTCATCCCTCTAGCCCGCGGCCGCAGCGGCGCTTTAGTTGGAACGACCGTGCGCGATTTTTCTGATGTTCATCACCGCATTCACATCGGCAAAACGCTGTACAGTTTGCTGCTGTTTGATCCGCGCCTGTTTCGCCGCGCCTACCGCTTTGCCCGCTGCGTTCCCCATAGCGGCTCGCGCGCCGACTATTGGCCGCAAACGTTTGCCGCAACATATGATGGACGCCGCCTGTACAGCCCTCGTCTCGAGGCCGCCTGGCCGGATCTTGCGCACTCTTTTGACGACCGGCGCGACTGGTTCACTGATGACACGATCATGCGGGCGCTTGAGACGCTTCCGCTGCCGGCCTCGGGCGAAATGACAGACCGCTACAAGCGGCATTTGGCCATGATGAAAGCGGCCGCCATCGCGGCGGCCAAGCCGGCGGGCGTCTAA